From the genome of Ooceraea biroi isolate clonal line C1 chromosome 10, Obir_v5.4, whole genome shotgun sequence:
cccgattgaccacacaTTGGAAATCAGAAATCAGAACTGGCGTATCCCAtttgcacacggaacgattgcacaccgcacgattgcacacgttgtattgcacacTGTCCTATTGCATACAGCACGATTGTACATCGCCCGATCGGACCATcgcacgattgcacacgcacattgcacgattggacaccgcattATTAGACactgcacgattggacaccaatttacaaccgaTGATATTCAATAAGAGCCAGCGCACGTATGTTCAAAGAGGTCTGTTTTTGACTTCATGTCATTGAACCTATGTGGAATCGTACCGATGACTTGACAGTGTTTGCGTGGGGCGGGTAATGCAAGTGGAAGGGCTTCGCCTTTGGCGAAGCACCTTCCACCTGCACCCCcgccgaaataaaatataaacaaacttCAAGGGGCCTACCCCGCCCGCGGTGGACCTCGATTGGCGTGAAATGTTCAAGGCACCGACCTCGTTGAACCTATGCGGAATCATTTACtgatcattaaaaatttttcgttcatacagttttattaaacaatcgtgcagtgtctaatagtgcggtgtccaatcgtgcggtgtacaaTCGTGCTGTGTGCAATAGAACAgtgtgcaatacaacgtgtGAAATATTacgtgtgcaatcgtgcggtgtgcaatcgttccgtgtgcaaaCGGGATACGCCCGTTCTGATTTCCAAtgtgtggtcaatcgggatcGTGGCCAATGTCAACGTGGCCAATCGGGACCGTgaccaatatcaacgtggtcaatcgggaccgtggccaatatcaacgtggtcaatcgggaccgtggccaatatcaacgtggtcaatcgggaccgtggccaatatcaacgtggtcaatcggtatcgtggtcaatcgggactgtggtcaatcggaacgtggtcaatcggaacGTGGTCAATTTCaatgtggtcaatcgggactgtggtcaatatcaacgtggccaAACGGGACGTTCCCAAGATGaattgttaattgttaatgtaGATAGAGCTTTCTCATCAgtataattgcaataatattcGGGTTTTCGTACACgaatatatgataaatcttcCTCTCTGTCAGGCACGTGATCTAGTAATTGTGTTACATCGCACGatctttgttataatttttgctCTCTTGAGTTGCGACTGGTTTTCAGCCAGAGATGGTTGTGATAGAATGTGTCAGTTACAACTCACTGATTATTGCTAGGATGAAGTGATTGTCGTTTTTTGGCAGAAGCGACTTGATTTTATCTAACACTTGAAAAGGGCCGCAATCGGTGGCTGAAACGTtgtgaattattaatgtaagaaTAGCCAGATtggtaaaaaataaaggaaatcTATCATTTTGCTCTCTTTGTTGCAGGTGTGATTCACTGCTCGAGTTCCTTTTCTCACCTAGCTGTGCCTATCGGGTGTCGCCAACCGATCAGTCGTTATTACAAGTCTGTATttgttatcattaaaaatgctCTGTCGCCTCGCCCTCcggattataaattattgttaatcttTTCTAAATACATTGGTCTCGCGtgaatttgtttaaaattattgttattaacataAGAGAAGGTTACTTATTCTAGTGCTGTGTTCACGCCTTCGAGATTAGCTTCTGCGTGATTGAGGAATCTCCACTGTAACCAACGCgtgtttatatttaattacagaaCGTTTTCAAAAGCGAGCGAGACAGAGATATTACCAatgtaattgatataaataaaatctgtttCCTAATTAAACGCAAATATACTGTCTATTCATTAATTACTACGCTAATTACCTATTGTTTCCTAAATAAATTGTAGTACTAATcttgttttaaaaaacttaGAGTGCTCACGTACTTGTTAATTTTGCCAtgggtaaatctaccgattaatGAACCCatctcctatcaccttgtccttgacatatattatagaggtcactctcctgagtgaccttcaaaaggttttagccgtcggtcgttgtttactaaaaagttattaacaaaagaagtttaatgattttgcacgaattttcagccgtccacgacaagcaaaaggttatattttccgaaactggagccccggacacatacgctcggtttcagcccgcttcgcgggaagGCGGGGTGGCCAagccgccccccccccccgccagaaccagtgtaacagattttaccgtacagattttaaTTACCTTGTATACGGCACGGGATTCGGCGAGGGGGAGAAgtgaattttatacataatgttaataataatctatttaTTCACTTGTGTTATTTACATTATCGGTTATTGGATACAGTTTTGAcataattgtgaaaaattgGTCAATTCTTTCTGAGTAGTTATAAGTAGTTTTAAACATAAACTCTGCTATGTTGTATTCATAATGTTCTTGTCTGGTACCATAACGAGGTATTTGATCTGGCATATCCCGCCATAAACGTTCAATGTTTTGTGTATGTGCTCCAGTGTTTGGGTCTACAAAGTTCTCTGAATGATTCAcagtaaaatgtttaaatccTTCATTGTTTAGATTATAATATGCACGCCAGCGATCACTGTAAATTGTTGTTCCTGGGGCAATGCGACGACGTATTATATCCAATAGCGTATGTTCAGAACGCTCATTAACAGACACAATGAATGTGCGTTTACTACCACGTTCAAATGCGCCAAATACCCATTGTCCTTTAACAATTCATCCACGATTGTATATTCTCTTACCAATGTTCGCTTCATCTATTTCGACAATACAATTAGGACCACCAAGTATGGTTTCCTCCTTCAGCCACGTTAAAAGCAactaataatacaaaaatgatatgtaataaagtaaaattgtgATGAAATGATATTACTTACTTCTCGACAGAAGTTCATCCAATTAACTACACTTGTAGGATTTGTTTCTGGTtcgttttgtaaaaatttgtgTTGTGGGTGTTTCAGCGTTACAAAGTATCCAATAAAGCGACACGTTTTTTCGAATCCTAATCGAAACTGTGACAACCAAGTTTTGTGTAATGCAGACAACACAAAGTTGCATGTAATTCTTTGTCGCTTTCGTTTCTTAACTATCTTGTAATACTTGTTAGTACAACGAAATAATAACCTATGATTTTCACTCCGATAATGTAACATAGTTCTACATTTTGGACATTTAATTTCACGCCGAATTACTTGTTTGTCAcatagataatttattaaactatctAAATCATGTGTTAAATGTAGAAATTCATGGAGATGCATGATAACTCAATGATCTCATCTAATCTATGCGGAAGCGTAACGATAACTGGTTAGTGTTTACGTGAGGCGGGTAAtgcttcgcgggagggtgggggggggggcgaagcatgaaaacgagcgtatgtgtccgaggctccagtttcagaaaatataatctaaccaggttaggttaggttaggttagattaaaGCCCCCCAGGGACTGCGTTCTTCGTGTTGAAGGGCGTGATACGGGTCTGGCGCACCCGGGATACACAAGCTATTAGCGGCAACAGCCGCAGTCCCGAACACCATGGACCGAGAAGGAAGGGTGCGTATCCCTCACCCTCAACTCGGCGGGCAAACCGCCGAGACAGCGGAATAACAGCGGCCCACCGCGCCCGGAGGAAAGGGCGACGGCAAACCGCGCCAACGACGACCAGCAAGCCAGCTTGCTGGCACGAAGGGACGACGAAACGCCCGTTTAGGGTAGGTTTTCCCTCAGGGACTGCATCCCATAAGGATGCAGTACGGGAGGTGACGCTCCCGAGGTTCCCGAGTCGTATAAGGGTCGGGTGGGTCTGGGGGAGGGATCGGGATTTTGGGATCGGGAAGGGGTGGGAGGGTTAAGGGGCGGGAGGGTTAAGGGGTGGGAGGGTCGCAGGGGGGGCTGGGGTGAGTGGGGACGAGGGGAGGGTAGGCAGTGGGGAAGGCAACGCAACGCTCGCACGCCGGAATCACTGTCTCGAGTGTATTGCCGGCAGCCACGGCGGAAAGGATCCCGACGGGTTGCGACGTCAGTGATCCGGACTGTCCGTGGGGCCCCCGGGATGGCTCCACCCCGTACGGTGCCCTGGAGGTCGGAAGCCAGGGACCCCCGAAAGCTGCCCGACACAGCACTTGTGCTGTGAAGGGGGGCGTGTAGGGAGCCGGAGTTCAGTGCTGACCGTCAGGATTTCCGGGTCGGCCCGCGACATATGCCCACCCCCCGGGGGAACTTGGGGGCCAGCTGCCGGTCATGTTTCGGGGCTGGGAGGGCATGCCCGGTGAGCGGAGCCGTACGGGGGCAGGGACCAACAAAGTATGgattcttcaaatatttcgGGGAAGGGGGGGGAAACGAGGACGACGTCCGTGAGGAGGGAGCGGCCCAGGTGGGGACGCCCACACAGGACGGGGAACGGGGAGCTCCGCAGAAGGAGATCATGGTGTTGTCGGACGTGGGGGAGGGGGTCTCCCTTAGATCCATATTGGACACGGCGGGGGCATCCGCCTCCGCGGCCGACGGTAAACGCGAGGAGACGCGACGACTGTTGTCCCGCCAAACGGCGAAGAGAGGTGGGGCGAGTGGGCGCTCGGGCAGTCGGGCCAGCCGGGACAGTTCCTGGGAGGGCTCGACATGCTCGTCGACGTGCGACGTGGCGTCCCTGCCGGAGGACGCCGATTCAGAAAGATCCCTGTCGAGAGACTCGAGCGTAAGCTGCAAGCGCGGGAGGTCCCCCACCACGGGGGATTACGTGGGCCTGGCGGCGGCCAAACGCCAGATGCTCGAGGAGGAGCAGCTGATGCTGGAGTGGAGGCGAGGGAAGGAGTTCCTCGCCTCCATTCCGGTACCAGCGAGCAAAAAAGAGCGGGCCTCCTGGGAACAGCAGCAGCTGGAGAATATGAGGAAGTGCCCTTCGCCCGACATATCGGCGCAGGTGATGGGCCACCTAGATACCGTCGCGAAGGTGGCCATAACATCGAACCACCTAAAGGACAGTTACGTGAAAGCCCTTTGAGATGCCACGGCGGGCGTCAGGGCGGCGTTCACCGTGATCGCTGAGAGGAGAGGCGCGGGAGCCTCTCCAATCAGCGAGGAGAACGCCGCTCTGAAGAGGGAGGTGGATTCCCTCAGGTCGCCAATAAGCGAGTCAAGGGAAACCATCACCCTCATGGGCCGGGCAAACGCGGGGACGTCGAGGAGTGAAGACGCCTGGGACGGGGGGGAGAGCCAGTGGGTGGCTCCCTCCCCCGTCCTAGGTGATAAGGGGAAGCGACCAGGAACTCTGCCGAGGGGCCCCGTGGCCTTGGAGGTAGGACTCCGGATGGAGGCCACTCCGCAGAGGAGGAGAGGCCCTCCCGCCGTTAGGGAGAACCCTCTGGCGGCCATGGAGGCCAGAATTATGGCCTCCATGGGGGCCATGGTCTCACGGATCGTCGCGGGGGCGGTGACGCCCCTGGCGAGGCGCAACGGGGGAGATGGACCGATACGTCCCCGCAAGCCAGACCGGAGGAGTCGGGCGACGcggggaagaagaaaaagaaaaagggtaAGAAGGGGGCGGCGAGGAGAGCGGAGTCCCGCCCGCCCACGACCCCCCTCCGGCCGAGCCACGGTTCAGTTCGGCGGTGGCCGGCCCAGTCAGGCAGGCTCCAGCCAACAAGGAGAAGGAGCAGCCGTGGTCGACGGTGGTGGGGAGGAAGGCTGGCGCAAAGTCAACAGCCCCACCACAGGCCCCTGCGGGTAAGGGCAAACCCGCCCCAAGTAAAGGAACCAGCGGGGGGGGCAAATCCGCGATGAGCAAACCCTCCCAGCCCGGCGGTCGACCCAGTGCGAAGGGGCCAAAGTCCCCTAGGTCGCCCAAAACAGCGGCCGTGGTGATAACAGCCGCTGACGGCGACTATAAGGGAGCTGTGGAGAGGGCGCAGAAGGGCGTGGACATCGACGCCCTGGGTATAGCCGCCCCGCGAGTGAGGAGGGCCCTGAAGGGAGCCCCCATTTATGAGATTCCGGGGCCGGAGTCCGCCACCAAGGCGGACGAACTGGCCTCCCGATTAGAGAAGGTGTTTGAGGGGTCGAGGGTAAGGGTCACGCGGCCCCTCAAAAAGGTGGAACTGCGCGTCCGACGGCTGGACGACGCGGCCACCGTTGAATTGGTGTCGCGGGCGGTCGCAGCCGCAGGAGGCTGCGACCCTTGCGACGTCGATGTAAGGCCGATCCAGAGGTCCTCAGACGGTCTGGGGACCTCTTGGATCAGACTTCCTGCGTAGGTCGGCGGAAAGGTCGCCGACCTGGGCAGGATAAAGGTAGGCTGAGCCTGGGCTCCGGTAAGCGTACTGCAGCCCAGACCCCTGATGTGTTTCAGGTGTCTTAGGAGGGGGCACGTACAAGCGACGTGTCTTAGTCAAGAAGACCGCCAAGACCTGTGCTACAAGTGTGGCGCGGCGGGTCACCGAGCGCGGGGATGCGCTGCTGACCCGAAATGCCCCCTGTGCACGGGCCTCGGCAAAAGGGCGGACCACAGTCTGGGCGGCGCGGCCTGTGCTCCGCCCTCCAAGGGAGTGAAAAGTGGAGATCAGAGGAGGGCGGAGATGAGGACCCGGGTAGGGATGCGGCCGACGGAGGCCGCCCCCTGCCCTCAAAGGGTCCCCTCACCGGCTCCCAGTTAGGTGGCCCCGTCGGCGAGAGCGGCGCCGAAGTCGCTGCCAGCCGATGGGGGTAAAGGAGGGTCGGCTCCTCCGCGGGAGAAGGAGCCGAAACTCCAGAGGGTAGCCCGAGAAAAGGGCAAGAGCAAGGGCAAGGGAAAGGACAAGGACAAGGATGAGAAGGGCTCGGAGGAGGCCGCCATAGATGTGGAGTAATGGCGGGCCAAATCCTCCAGGCCAACCTTAACCGCGTCCGCCGGGCTCAAGATCTATTTCTCCATTCAGGGCCCCCCCAGACAGCCCCAATTGGGCTGTCG
Proteins encoded in this window:
- the LOC113562821 gene encoding uncharacterized protein LOC113562821, producing MSKPSQPGGRPSAKGPKSPRSPKTAAVVITAADGDYKGAVERAQKGVDIDALGIAAPRVRRALKGAPIYEIPGPESATKADELASRLEKVFEGSRVRVTRPLKKVELRVRRLDDAATVELVSRAVAAAGGCDPCDVDVRPIQRSSDGLGTSWIRLPACLRRGHVQATCLSQEDRQDLCYKCGAAGHRARGCAADPKCPLCTGLGKRADHSLGGAACAPPSKGVKSGDQRRAEMRTRVAPSARAAPKSLPADGGKGGSAPPREKEPKLQRVAREKGKSKGKGKDKDKDEKGSEEAAIDVE